One Microplitis demolitor isolate Queensland-Clemson2020A chromosome 2, iyMicDemo2.1a, whole genome shotgun sequence DNA segment encodes these proteins:
- the LOC103579687 gene encoding uncharacterized LOC103579687 — protein sequence MDPGGRKLTRELIRDLISKDEPEVEILSLDEEPGSGRGDNYTSMLYRMRVNGRKRLKSGEVVAWNTAIIYKVLPESKARREAFKSESLFKNEVVFYNKVWPALNELQTSKKVFGGVAKIYIAKSDLIAMEDLKIRGFVMADRRQGLELDRLKLVLKALAGFHALSLTLRDLRPEVFERLADENNPESIREGLFRLEYEDWYRHYYRVAVKNAITMVSEALPIQHEHKRNEVLGKLQNFLHEDVFFHTMCELASTRGPFTVFCHGDCWTNNFLFSESDTDDEAVYLVDFQLLRVGSLALDLVNLLYCCTSGQVRRVHMTSLLAHYHQHLMKALNTLNPQQSRDSSVTWELLNEEVRKCGRFGFGIALDILPISTCDSDNAPDLYEGAGDNTEEVRNPRAPPPGGDECARLMTELVLELIQNRAL from the exons ATGGACCCTGGTGGTCGAAAACTCACCCGCGAGCTTATTCGTGATTTAATTTCCAAAGATGAGCCGGAAGTGGAAATTTTAAGTCTAGATGAAGAACCAGGATCGGGACGTGGCGATAATTACACGTCAATGTTGTATAGGATGAGAGTTAACGGCCGTAAGAGATTAAAATCTGGAGAAGTGGTGGCTTGGAACacggctattatttataaagtacTACCGGAATCTAAGGCAAGACGTGAAGCATTTAAAAGtgaatcactttttaaaaatgaagtggttttttataacaaagtgTGGCCGGCTTTGAACGAATTACAAACaagtaaaaaagtatttggcGGAGTtgctaaaatttatattgcgAAATCTGATCTTATTGCTATGGAAGATTTGAAGATAAGAGGATTTGTGATGGCTGATAGACGTCAAGGATTGGAATTAGATCGATTGAAGCTTGTGCTCAAAGCACTTGCTGGTTTTCATGCTTTGAGTCTTACACTTCGTGATttgag gcCAGAAGTTTTCGAACGTTTAGCAGATGAAAATAACCCAGAAAGTATACGCGAAGGTTTGTTCCGGTTAGAATATGAAGACTGGTATCGGCATTATTATAGAGTAGCTGTTAAAAATGCAATAACGATGGTATCAGAAGCTCTGCCAATCCAACATGAACACAAACGCAATGAAGTTTTAGGAAAACTACAAAACTTTCTTCATgaagatgttttttttcacacaATGTGTGAATTGGCTTCGACTCGAGGACCATTTACTGTTTTTTGCCATGGAGACTGTTGGACtaataattttctcttttcaGAATCTGATACCGATGATGAG GCCGTTTATCTCGTGGATTTTCAATTATTGCGTGTTGGTTCATTAGCACTggatttagtaaatttattgtattgcTGTACATCCGGACAAGTCAGACGAGTTCATATGACTTCATTACTGGCTCATTACCACCAACATTTAATGAAAGCTCTCAATACATTGAACCCACAGCAATCTCGAGATTCTTCTGTTACTTGggaatt attaaATGAAGAGGTACGTAAATGTGGACGTTTTGGATTTGGAATTGCACTAGATATTCTTCCAATCAGTACATGCGACAGTGATAATGCACCTGATTTGTATGAAGGAGCTGGAGATAATACAGAAGAAGTTCGAAATCCTCGTGCTCCACCTCCTGGTGGTGATGAATGTGCTCGATTGATGACTGAATTAGTTCTTGAGCTGATTCAAAATCGAGCTCTATAA